In Thunnus thynnus chromosome 13, fThuThy2.1, whole genome shotgun sequence, the following proteins share a genomic window:
- the taf1 gene encoding transcription initiation factor TFIID subunit 1 isoform X1 produces MSDSDSDEDQDRPFSLTGFLFGNINEDGQLEDDSVLDNESKKHLAGLGTLGLGSLITEITANEEGDQEENRDSGSVDAEGWVKSTEDAVDYSDISEVAEDETKKYRQAMGSLQPSRKTDDEDDYDADCEDIDSKLMPPPPPPSLPTSAKKEEPSSQSTNASEEGDGIILPSIIAPSSTADKVDFSSSSDSETEADRPCQGSGSGGPPDSLNLPLAGIMQKDAAKALPGVTELFPEFRPGKVLRFLRLFGPGKNMPSVWRSARRKKKRKHRDPQPGTPPPEGEPTEQGQEKKSGWDYEYAHPPPPEQCLSDDEITMMAPIESKFSQACGDGDKEAESRPKVAEWRYGPAQLWYDMLGVSEDGSNFNYGFKLKELDPSEPQQQEPPKEITEPVQEVQRLHDDADGDGDNDGDDDDDDHEDRNKDRQALENELFLMVTQLQWEDDIIWNGEDVKHKGTKTQRASLAGWLPSSMTRNANAYNAQQGLTRSNSQLVPPAPPPMPKASSISGSKREKNSHDNHASQEEDSPWFSIFPIDSEELVYGRWEDNIIWDDQEMDHMLMPPVLTLDPNDENIILEIPDEKEEMTSHSPSKENKKESAIKKSRILLGKTGVIKDEPQQNMSQPEVKDPWNLSNDEFYYPKQQGLRGTFGGNIIQHSIPALELRQPFFPTHMGPMKLRQFHRSTLKKYSFGALAQPGPHPVQPLLKHIKKKAKMREQERQASGGGDMFFMRTPQDLTGKDGDLILAEYSEEYAPLIMQVGMATKIKNYYKRKPGKDPGAPDCKYGETVYCHTSPFLGSLHPGQLLQAFENNLFRSPIYLHKMPETDFLVLRTRHGYYIREIVDIFVVGQECPLYEVPGPNSKRANTHIRDFLQVFIYRLFWKSKDRPRRIRMEDIKKAFPSHSESSIRKRLKLCADFKRTDRNLSRERAFYAYYGFYPRGMDSNWWVLKPDFRLPTEEEIRAMVSPEQCCAYYSMLVAEQRLKDAGYGEKSFFAPEEENEEDFQMKIDDEVRTAPWNTTRAFISAMKGKCLLEVTGVADPTGCGEGFSYVKVPNKPTQQKDDKEPQPAKKTVTGTDADLRRLSLKNAKQLLRKFGVPEEEIKKLSRWEVIDVVRTMSTEQARSGEGPMSKFARGSRFSVAEHQERYKEECQRIFDLQNKVLESTEVLSTDTDSSSAEDSDFEEMGKNIENMLQNKKTSSQLSREREEQERKELQRMLMGEESDRDNKGRKERRKGLSSSLSTSSHKDDDTSSVTSLNSSATGRRLKIYRTFRDEDGKEYVRCETVRKASVIDAYTRIRTTKDDEFIRKFALFDEQHREEMRKERRRIQEQLRRLKRNQEKDKIKGPPEKKAKKVKERPDLKVKLKCGACGAIGHMRTNKFCPLYYQTNAPPSNPVAMTEEQEEELEKTVIHNDNEELIKVEGTKIVLGKQLIESADEVRRKSLVLKFPKQQLPPKKKRRVGSAVHCDYLNKPHKAIHRRRTDPMVTLSSVLESIINDMRDHPNTYPFHTPVNAKVVKDYYKIITRPMDLQTLRENVRKRMYPSREEFREAVELIVKNSATYNGAKHPITQVAQSMLDLCDAKLKEKEDRLVRLEKAINPLLDDDDQVAFSFILDNIVTQKMMVVHDSWPFHHPVNKKFVPDYYKVIINPMDLETLRKNISKHKYQNRDAFLSDVGLIHTNSIKYNGPDSPYTKTALDIVNVCKQTLAEYDEHLTQLEKDISTAKEAALDAADLESLDPMTPGPYTPQPADLFDSGASGSLPRETSSLFSEGPLVVAPEKRGGQGRHSRRPGEEESDVDIEGFEEDDDGKPKTPAPAEDAEGDLEDEDDEEEMLLPPRRRMHDQEEEEEEEEEEDGRSNRPAQASVLYQDLLMSDGEDDASEEEGDNPFSSIHLSESGSDSDREVDVRPPPPRRAQDTARMGMEQEESMMSYEGDVPDEPHMEDSNVSYGSYEEMGSRSQMQPMGMGNGEDYGISEEEEDEEDEARRRGPAVLSQVQLSEDDESEEFRSIGGDSDMDSDN; encoded by the exons ATGTCGGACTCAGACAGTGACGAGGACCAAGATCGTCCTTTCTCTCTAACTGGCTTCCTCTTTGGAAATATAAATGAAGATGGGCAGCTGGAAGATGACAGCGTTCTGGACAAT GAGTCCAAAAAACATCTGGCTGGGTTGGGTACTCTGGGTCTGGGCTCACTTATTACAGAGATCACTGCCAATGAGGAAGGGGATCAAGAGGAGAACAGAGACTCTGGAAGTGTGGATGCAGAAG GTTGGGTGAAAAGCACTGAAGATGCAGTTGATTATTCTGACATCAGTGAGGTCGCTGAGGATGAGACAAAGAAGTATCGCCAGGCCATGGGGTCTTTGCAGCCCAGCAGGAAAACAG ATGATGAGGATGACTATGATGCGGACTGTGAGGATATTGATTCTAAGCTTATGCCTCCTCCGCCACCACCGAGTCTTCCTACATCTGCAAAGAAAGAGGAACCCTCCTCTCAGAGCACAAACG CTAGCGAAGAGGGTGATGGCATCATCCTGCCCTCCATCATTGCACCATCCTCTACTGCTGATAAGGTGGACTTCAGCAGCTCCTCAGACTCAGAAACAGAGGCTGATCGTCCCTGCCAGGGCTCGGGGTCTGGAGGCCCCCCAGACAGTCTCAACCTCCCTCTTGCTGGCATCATGCAGAAAGATGCTGCCAAAGCACTGCCAGGTGTCACAGAGCTCTTCCCAGAGTTTAGACCTGGAAAG GTGCTTAGGTTCTTACGGCTCTTTGGTCCTGGAAAGAACATGCCATCAGTTTGGAGGAGTGCCCgtaggaagaagaagaggaagcaccgggaccctCAGCCCGGGACACCTCCTCCAGAAGGAGAGCCCACAGAGCAAGGCCAGGAGAAGAAGTCTGGATGGGATTACGAGTACGCACACCCTCCACCCCCAGAGCAATGTCTCTCTGATGATGAG ATAACCATGATGGCTCCAATAGAATCAAAGTTTTCGCAAGCTTGTGGTGATGGTGACAAGGAGGCAGAGTCTCGACCCAAAGTGGCAGAATGGAGATACGGTCCTGCCCAGCTCTGGTACGACATGCTAGGCGTCTCTGAGGATGGAAGTAACTTCAACTACGGGTTCAAACTAAAAGAACTGGACCCGAGTGAACCTCAGCAGCAGGAACCGCCTAAAGAAATAACAGAGCCTGTACAAGAG GTTCAGAGGTTGCACGATGATgctgatggtgatggtgataaCGATggtgacgatgatgatgatgatcatgagGACCGAAACAAGGACAGACAGGCCCTTGAGAATGAGCTCTTCCTGATGGTCACTCAACTGCAGTGGGAGGATGACATTATTTGGAATGGGGAGGATGTAAAACACAAGGGCACCAAGACGCAGCGAGCCAGCCTGGCAGGATGGCTGCCGTCTAGCATGACACGCAACGCCAATGCTTATAATGCACAGCAGG GACTGACAAGAAGTAATTCCCAGTTGGTGCCACCCGCACCTCCTCCTATGCCCAAAGCTTCTTCAATCTCAGGTtccaagagggaaaaaaacagccaTGATAATCATG CCTCTCAGGAAGAAGACTCTCCCTGgttctccattttccccattGACAGTGAGGAGTTGGTGTATGGACGCTGGGAAGACAACATTATCTGGGATGACCAGGAGATGGATCACATGCTCATGCCACCTGTTCTTACACTGGATCccaatgatgaaaatatcatTCTAG AAATTCCTGATGAAAAGGAGGAGATGACGTCCCACTCCCCATCAAAAGAGAATAAGAAGGAATCAGCAATCAAAAAGAGCCGCATCCTGCTGGGGAAGACTGGGGTGATAAAAGATGAGCCACAGCAG AACATGTCCCAGCCGGAGGTGAAGGACCCCTGGAACCTCTCCAATGATGAGTTCTACTATCCCAAACAGCAGGGTCTGAGGGGCACGTTCGGTGGCAACATCATTCAG CACTCCATCCCAGCACTGGAGCTGCGGCAGCCCTTCTTCCCCACTCACATGGGACCTATGAAGCTGCGCCAGTTCCATCGATCAACTCTGAAGAAGTACTCTTTTGGAGCGTTGGCTCAGCCGGGCCCCCACCCTGTCCAGCCACTGCTCAAACATATTAAGAAGAAGGCCAAG ATGCGAGAGCAGGAGCGGCAGGcatcaggaggaggagacatGTTCTTCATGCGAACCCCGCAGGACTTGACAGGCAAAGACGGAGATCTGATCCTGGCAGAGTACAGTGAAGAATACGCCCCTCTCATCATGCAAGTTGGCATGGCCACTAAGATCAAAAACTACTACAAAAGG AAACCTGGAAAGGATCCTGGAGCACCAGACTGTAAATATGGAGAGACTGTATACTGCCACACATCCCCTTTCCTGGGTTCTCTGCATCCTGGACAGCTGCTGCAG gcGTTTGAAAACAACCTTTTCCGCTCCCCAATCTACCTGCACAAGATGCCAGAGACAGATTTCTTGGTTCTGCGTACACGACACGGCTACTACATCAGAGAGATTGTGGACATTTTTGTGGTTGGTCAGGAGTGCCCTTTGTATGAGGTTCCAGGGCCCAACTCCAAACGAGCCAATACCCACATCAGAGACTTCCTTCAA GTGTTCATTTACCGCTTGTTCTGGAAGAGCAAGGATCGCCCCCGCCGAATCCGCATGGAGGatataaaaaaagcttttccatCACACTCAGAGAGCAGCATCAGGAAACGACTAAAACTCTGTGCTGACTTCAAACGCACAG ACAGGAATCTGAGCAGGGAAAGAGCTTTTTACGCCTACTATGGATTTTACCCGAGAG GGATGGACTCGAACTGGTGGGTTCTGAAGCCTGACTTCAGGTTGCCAACAGAAGAAGAGATCAGAGCAATGGTGTCTCCAGAGCAGTGTTGTGCTTACTACAGCATGCTGGTGGCAGAACAGAGACTCAAG GATGCCGGATATGGTGAGAAATCATTCTTTGCTCCAGAGGAGGAGAATGAAGAGGACTTTCAAATGAAGATTGATGATGAG GTGCGGACAGCTCCCTGGAACACAACAAGAGCCTTCATCTCTGCCATGAAGGGGAAATGCCTGTTGGAGGTGACAGGTGTGGCTGATCCTACAGGCTGTGGAGAGGGTTTCTCTTACGTCAAAGTGCCCAACAAGCCCACTCAACAGAAG GATGACAAAGAGCCACAGCCTGCCAAGAAGACCGTGACAGGGACAGACGCTGACTTGAGGAGACTCTCGTTGAAGAATGCCAAGCAGCTGCTGCGCAAGTTTGGTGTTCCAGAGGAAGaa atCAAGAAGCTCTCACGTTGGGAGGTGATTGACGTGGTGAGAACCATGTCCACAGAGCAGGCACGTTCCGGAGAGGGACCCATGAGCAAGTTTGCCAGAGGCTCTCGTTTCTCTGTCGCTGAACACCAGGAGCGCTACAAGGAAGAATGCCAGAGGATCTTTGACCTGCAGAACAA GGTGTTGGAGTCGACAGAAGTGCTctccacagacacagacagcagcTCTGCAGAGGACAGTGACTTTGAGGAGATGGGAAAGAACATTGAGAACATGCTGCAGAACAAGAAGACCAGCTCCCAGCTGTCCCGAGAGAGGGAGGAGCAGGAAAGAAAGGAGCTGCAGAGGATGTTGATGGGCGAGGAGAGCGACCGCGACAACAAGGGACGCAAGGAGCGGCGCAAGGGCTTGT CAAGCTCCTTGTCCACCAGCTCCCACAAGGATGACGACACATCTTCCGTCACCAGCCTTAACTCCTCAGCCACAGGACGGAGACTGAAGATTTATCGCACCTTCAGGGACGAGGATGGCAAGGAATATGTCCGCTGTGAGACAGTTCGCAAGGCCTCCGTCATCGACGCATACACCAGGATCAGAACTACCAAGGATGATGAATTTAT aCGAAAGTTTGCCCTCTTCGatgagcagcacagagaagaGATGAGGAAGGAGCGCCGGCGTATTCAGGAGCAGCTGAGGAGGCTGAAGCGAAACCAGGAGAAGGACAAGATCAAGGGACCTCCAGAGAAGAAGGCCAAGAAGGTCAAAGAGAGACCAGACCTCAAGGTAAAA CTAAAGTGCGGCGCATGTGGAGCCATTGGGCACATGAGGACCAACAAGTTCTGCCCGCTGTACTATCAGACCAACGCCCCTCCTTCTAACCCGGTTGCCATGAcagaagagcaggaggaggagctggaaaAGACCGTCATCCACAACGATAACGAGGAACTGATCAAGGTGGAGGGCACAAAGATCGTGCTGGGCAAACAGCTCATTGAAAG TGCCGATGAGGTGCGCAGGAAGTCTTTAGTGCTCAAGTTCCCCAAGCAACAGCTCccaccaaagaagaagagacgCGTAGGCAGCGCTGTACACTGCGACTACCTCAAT AAACCACACAAGGCCATCCACCGCAGACGCACCGACCCCATGGTGACCTTGTCTTCTGTGCTAGAGAGCATTATCAATGACATGCGGGATCACCCCAAT ACATACCCGTTCCACACACCGGTCAATGCCAAGGTTGTGAAGGACTACTATAAGATCATCACTCGGCCCATGGACCTGCAGACGCTGAGGGAGAATGTACGCAAACGAATGTACCCATCAAGGGAGGAGTTCCGTGAAGCAGTGGAGCTAATCGTCAAGAACAGCGCCACCTACAACG GAGCAAAACATCCAATAACACAGGTAGCACAGTCCATGCTGGACCTGTGTGATGCAAAACTTAAAGAG aaggaGGACAGACTGGTGAGGCTAGAGAAGGCCATCAACCCCCTgctggatgatgatgatcaggTGGCCTTCTCCTTCATCCTGGACAACATTGTAACCCAGAAAATGATGGTTGTCCATGAT TCCTGGCCGTTCCACCATCCTGTCAACAAAAAGTTTGTGCCCGATTACTATAAGGTGATCATAAACCCCATGGATCTGGAGACACTCCGCAAG AACATCTCCAAGCACAAATACCAGAACCGAGATGCTTTCCTCTCAGATGTCGGTCTCATCCACACCAACAGTATCAAGTACAATG GCCCAGACAGTCCTTACACCAAGACAGCGCTGGACATTGTCAACGTGTGCAAGCAGACTTTGGCAGAG TATGATGAGCACTTGACCCAGCTGGAGAAGGACATCTCTACAGCTAAAGAGGCCGCTCTGGATGCAGCAGACTTGGAGAGTCTGGACCCAATGACCCCTGGGCCATACACACCACAG CCTGCTGATCTGTTTGACAGCGGGGCTTCAGGAAGTCTGCCCAGAGAGACCAGCAGCCTTTTCTCTGAGGGACCTCTAGTGGTTGCTCCAGAGAAGAGAGGGGGGCAG GGTCGCCACAGCAGAAGACCCGGGGAAGAGGAGTCAGATGTGGACATTGAAGGCTTTGAGGAGGACGATGATGGCAAACCCAAGACTCCTGCTCCT GCTGAGGACGCAGAGGGAGATCTGGAGGACGAAGATGACGAAGAGGAGATGTTGCTGCCACCGCGCAGACGCATGCATGaccaggaggaagaggaggaggaggaagaagaagaggatggaCGATCTAACCGCCCAGCGCAAGCCAGCGTCCTGTATCAGGATCTACTCATGTCTGACGGAGAGGACGATGCCAGTGAAGAAGAGGGGGACAATCCTTTCTCCT CCATTCATCTGTCAGAGAGCGGCAGTGACTCTGACAGAGAGGTGGACGTGCGACCTCCGCCTCCACGGAGAGCCCAAGACACGGCCCGCATGGGCatggagcaggaggagagcaTGATGTCATACGAAGGGGACGTGCCTGATGAACCTCACATGGAGGACAGCAATGTCAG TTACGGCAGCTACGAGGAGATGGGGAGCCGGAGTCAGATGCAGCCCATGGGCATGGGCAACGGAGAGGACTACGGCATcagcgaggaggaggaagatgaggaagatgaagcACGGAGGAGAGGCCCAGCCGTGCTCTCTCAGGTCCAGCTCAGTGAAGACGATGAGAGCGAAGAGTTCAGATCTATCGGCGGAGACAGCGACATGGACTCTGACAACTAG